In Arcobacter sp. F2176, the following are encoded in one genomic region:
- a CDS encoding MFS transporter, producing MKTKELSIIIYNIVVVLSVMYATQPLQPLLAKEFEVSIVKSSQFTAVIMLFLAIAPIIYGYILERVNAKRVLLTASLILAVTNTFLSFSTSYEMFLTIRTIEAIVIPAILTSSMSILANIDKVNVKLNMSIYVASTVFGGLVGRVFSGYIATYFSWQMVFLSLSFASIIGLFLVTRLNYDAQAHLTKATIKDITHILKDKRFFVIYLLMFSIFFVFAGVLNILPFRLKELDPSTSESQIGLLYLGYGVGIVVSLFIHKIIKFFDKEMKTILFGIIIFLISTALYIVENPLIIFLNVFLFCLGMFTVHTVSTRMANSLKESQKSLTSGMYLSFYYIGGTVGSIIPPMFYSLYGWDKTIYLCMFLLFVIFIFVYSNRKIFKAYN from the coding sequence TTGAAAACAAAAGAACTTTCTATAATTATATACAACATAGTAGTTGTATTATCTGTAATGTATGCAACTCAGCCACTTCAACCCTTACTTGCAAAAGAGTTTGAAGTATCAATTGTAAAATCTTCACAATTTACAGCAGTTATCATGTTATTTTTAGCAATTGCACCTATTATTTATGGATATATATTAGAACGAGTAAATGCAAAAAGGGTTTTATTGACAGCTTCACTTATTTTAGCCGTTACAAATACTTTTTTATCTTTTTCAACATCATACGAGATGTTTTTAACTATAAGAACAATAGAAGCCATAGTAATACCAGCGATTTTAACTTCATCTATGAGTATCTTAGCAAACATAGATAAAGTAAATGTGAAACTAAATATGTCAATATATGTGGCTTCAACAGTTTTTGGTGGTTTAGTAGGAAGGGTATTTTCAGGATATATTGCCACATATTTTTCTTGGCAAATGGTTTTCTTATCTCTATCTTTTGCTTCAATTATTGGATTGTTTTTAGTTACAAGATTAAACTATGATGCCCAAGCTCACTTAACAAAAGCTACAATAAAAGATATCACACATATATTAAAAGATAAAAGATTTTTTGTAATATATCTTTTGATGTTTTCTATATTTTTTGTATTTGCAGGAGTTTTAAATATCTTGCCATTTAGACTTAAAGAGTTAGATCCAAGTACAAGTGAGAGCCAGATAGGACTTTTATATTTAGGATATGGGGTTGGAATAGTTGTCTCACTTTTTATTCATAAGATTATAAAATTCTTTGATAAAGAGATGAAAACTATACTTTTTGGAATAATAATCTTTTTAATCTCAACAGCACTATATATAGTAGAAAATCCACTTATTATATTTCTAAATGTATTTTTATTTTGTTTAGGAATGTTTACAGTTCATACGGTTAGTACTAGAATGGCAAACTCCCTAAAAGAGTCACAAAAATCATTAACCTCAGGTATGTACCTAAGTTTCTATTACATAGGTGGAACAGTTGGTTCAATTATCCCTCCAATGTTTTATTCTCTTTATGGTTGGGATAAAACTATATACTTATGTATGTTTTTACTTTTTGTAATCTTTATTTTTGTATATTCAAATAGAAAAATATTTAAGGCGTATAATTGA
- the dsbD gene encoding protein-disulfide reductase DsbD, with protein sequence MKKLVLLFLSFIFLFGLEQDFLSPKEAFKESFETKNSSLIINLDLGKDIYLYADKVSVKIKKPQEIDITKELVLPKSMPYEEYIIYLYNLNIEVPFSLLKSKVDAKEYEIELNFQGCSKAGLCYAPMSKTTLVKIPDDFVTQSTTNSTSSTKSSNDLNETDTIANSLKDGNFFIILLTFFGFGLLLSLTPCVFPMIPILSSIIVKAGQNEQLSMKRGFFLSLVYVISMSLAYTIAGIIAGLFGANLQVALQNPYVLSAFAAIFVALAFSMFGYYKLELPQSVQNKINKTTEGKEKQGIFGIAIMGFLSALIVGPCVAPPLAGALVYIGQTGNAFLGGAALFVLSLGMGVPLLLIGLGAGKFMPKPGGWMENITRIFGIVMLAIAIWMLDRVLEPIIVMYLWSLLFLGTTLYLKLYEHILMRLITLVILIYGVLTFVGAVSGATNVLNPLEKFTSSKVVSTSEAGITFKRIKNLTELEAEIKKSDKPVMLDFYADWCVACKEFENITFKDDRVIEKLKGFTLLQADVTANNQDDKELQKRFNIIGPPGIIFWDKDNNEINASKIVGYKNPKEFLEILNKHFSSSDI encoded by the coding sequence ATGAAAAAATTAGTTCTTTTATTTTTAAGTTTTATTTTTCTTTTTGGACTTGAACAAGATTTTTTATCTCCAAAAGAAGCATTTAAAGAGAGTTTTGAAACTAAAAACAGTAGTTTAATCATAAATCTTGATTTAGGAAAAGATATTTATTTATATGCTGATAAAGTAAGTGTAAAAATCAAAAAACCTCAAGAAATTGATATAACAAAAGAATTAGTTTTGCCAAAATCAATGCCTTATGAAGAGTATATAATTTATTTGTATAATTTAAATATTGAGGTTCCATTTTCCCTATTAAAATCTAAAGTTGATGCAAAAGAGTATGAAATTGAATTAAATTTTCAAGGTTGTTCAAAAGCTGGACTTTGTTATGCACCTATGAGTAAAACAACTCTCGTGAAAATACCAGATGATTTTGTAACCCAAAGTACTACTAATTCAACTAGTTCTACAAAAAGTAGTAATGATTTAAATGAAACAGATACTATTGCAAATAGTTTAAAAGATGGTAATTTCTTTATTATTTTGCTTACATTTTTTGGATTTGGGCTTTTATTATCTTTGACACCTTGTGTTTTCCCTATGATTCCTATTTTGTCTTCTATTATTGTAAAAGCTGGACAAAATGAACAATTAAGTATGAAAAGAGGCTTCTTTTTATCATTGGTTTATGTAATTTCTATGTCTTTAGCTTATACGATTGCTGGAATAATTGCAGGACTTTTTGGGGCAAACTTACAAGTTGCACTCCAAAATCCTTATGTTTTAAGTGCTTTTGCAGCTATTTTTGTAGCTTTAGCATTTTCAATGTTTGGATATTATAAATTAGAACTGCCACAAAGTGTTCAAAATAAGATAAATAAAACAACAGAAGGAAAAGAGAAACAAGGAATCTTTGGAATAGCAATAATGGGATTTTTATCAGCTCTTATTGTAGGTCCTTGTGTTGCTCCACCACTTGCTGGTGCTTTAGTTTATATTGGACAAACTGGAAATGCCTTTTTAGGTGGTGCTGCTTTATTTGTACTAAGTTTAGGAATGGGAGTACCACTTCTTTTAATTGGACTTGGAGCTGGAAAGTTTATGCCAAAACCTGGTGGCTGGATGGAAAATATTACAAGAATCTTTGGAATAGTAATGTTAGCTATTGCTATTTGGATGTTAGATAGAGTACTTGAACCAATTATTGTTATGTATTTATGGTCACTACTGTTTTTAGGAACGACACTTTATTTAAAACTGTATGAACATATTTTAATGAGACTTATTACTTTAGTTATTTTGATATATGGAGTTTTGACTTTCGTTGGTGCTGTAAGTGGAGCAACAAATGTGTTAAATCCTTTGGAAAAATTCACTTCAAGTAAAGTTGTTTCTACAAGTGAGGCTGGAATTACATTTAAAAGAATTAAAAACTTAACAGAGTTAGAAGCTGAGATAAAAAAATCAGATAAACCAGTTATGTTAGATTTTTATGCTGATTGGTGCGTGGCTTGTAAAGAGTTTGAAAACATTACTTTTAAAGATGACAGAGTAATAGAAAAATTAAAAGGCTTTACACTTTTACAAGCTGATGTTACAGCTAATAACCAAGATGACAAAGAGTTACAAAAAAGATTTAACATCATTGGCCCTCCTGGAATAATTTTTTGGGACAAAGACAATAATGAGATAAATGCTTCAAAAATAGTTGGATATAAAAATCCAAAAGAGTTTTTGGAGATACTTAATAAACATTTTAGTAGTAGCGACATTTAG
- the grpE gene encoding nucleotide exchange factor GrpE produces the protein MSKDTENTNNEEIIQEVETKEECCKDESSCCNEKDTTEEVKEATTEDKIAELEAKLKETEEKYLRVHADFENIKKRLEKEKYQAIDYASEKFAKDLLSPIDTLEMALAAEEAATNLSTEDLLAKLKEGVELTIKNFYTAFEKHNITVVETDGEFDPNFHNAIMQVDSEDKQTGEIVQVMQKGYMLKERLLRPAMVSIAN, from the coding sequence TTGAGTAAAGATACAGAAAATACAAATAATGAAGAAATAATACAAGAAGTTGAGACAAAAGAAGAGTGTTGTAAAGATGAATCTTCATGTTGTAATGAAAAAGATACAACGGAAGAAGTAAAAGAAGCAACAACAGAAGACAAAATTGCTGAACTTGAAGCTAAGTTAAAAGAGACAGAAGAAAAATATTTAAGAGTTCATGCGGATTTTGAAAATATCAAAAAAAGATTGGAAAAAGAAAAATATCAAGCAATTGATTATGCAAGTGAAAAATTTGCAAAAGATTTATTATCTCCAATTGATACATTAGAAATGGCATTAGCAGCTGAAGAAGCAGCAACAAATCTTAGTACTGAAGATTTACTTGCAAAACTAAAAGAGGGTGTAGAACTTACAATTAAAAACTTCTATACAGCTTTTGAAAAACATAATATTACAGTTGTAGAAACAGATGGAGAGTTTGATCCAAACTTTCACAATGCAATTATGCAAGTGGATAGTGAAGATAAACAAACAGGTGAAATTGTGCAAGTTATGCAAAAAGGTTATATGTTGAAAGAAAGATTGCTAAGACCAGCAATGGTAAGTATAGCAAACTAG
- a CDS encoding ATP-binding protein: protein MELVYLWVEDYKNIKKQGFNFSPRFKCELKDEYDEKGKLKDNCELIIDKNEDYVSIFPENINITAIVGENGSGKSNLIKCIDFVFTSCQYNIYFSNNILYSDFPLKQIINKTNYELKEKEEHNEIIFLNRNFFMEVPLNGALSPLFLDNKNLYSKYFKLDKKNSTININNFHKEILRTLLFSKSNIKNTFFNPKKIRIKFNQLHKDFIESKKIREIRIYNNLYNYKEIYKIYLKSNDLISSQNKGIDVESEMIDFLNDKDKILNFNIYDESFILKGDDDIFKFLEKFIVNNPSLLFSKDFIFRELKRIEFLKDNNFEIFLYLNKIGFLEYDFIDEQKTFSSLSSGEKSFFSEFLFLNKEIFYNRENKTFLLIFDEPETTLHPQWQKKYINEVVTFLKNYTTKDIQFHVLITSHSPFILSDLPKKNIIFLEKGKQVYPFEDNQQTFGANIHTLLSHGFFMKDGLMGEFAKDKIDIAIKYLNQTKLSDDEISYCENIISIIGEPIIKRELQRKLDSKRLSKLDKIDEIEEQMRLLEHRLEMIRKNQK from the coding sequence ATGGAATTGGTTTATTTGTGGGTTGAGGATTATAAGAATATAAAGAAGCAGGGGTTTAATTTTTCTCCTAGGTTTAAGTGTGAGTTAAAAGATGAGTATGATGAGAAAGGAAAATTAAAAGATAATTGCGAATTAATTATTGATAAAAATGAAGATTATGTGAGTATTTTCCCTGAGAACATAAATATTACTGCTATTGTTGGGGAGAATGGGAGTGGGAAGAGTAATCTTATTAAATGTATTGATTTTGTGTTTACTAGTTGTCAATATAACATTTATTTTTCGAATAATATTCTTTATTCTGATTTTCCATTAAAACAAATTATTAATAAAACAAATTATGAATTAAAAGAAAAAGAAGAACATAATGAAATAATATTTTTGAACAGAAATTTTTTTATGGAAGTTCCTTTAAATGGTGCATTATCTCCTTTATTTTTAGATAATAAAAATTTATATTCAAAATATTTTAAATTAGACAAAAAAAACTCTACAATAAATATAAATAATTTTCATAAAGAGATTCTAAGAACTTTGTTATTTAGTAAAAGTAATATTAAAAATACATTCTTTAATCCCAAAAAAATAAGAATTAAATTTAATCAATTACATAAAGATTTCATTGAATCTAAAAAAATAAGAGAAATACGAATTTATAATAATTTATATAATTATAAAGAAATATATAAAATTTATTTAAAATCTAACGATTTGATTTCATCTCAAAATAAGGGGATTGATGTTGAAAGCGAAATGATTGATTTTTTAAACGATAAAGATAAAATATTAAACTTTAATATTTATGATGAATCCTTTATATTAAAAGGAGATGATGATATTTTTAAGTTTTTGGAGAAGTTTATCGTAAATAATCCTAGCTTGCTTTTTTCAAAAGATTTTATATTTCGAGAATTAAAAAGAATTGAATTCTTAAAAGATAATAATTTTGAAATATTTCTTTATTTAAATAAAATAGGATTTTTAGAGTATGACTTTATAGATGAACAAAAAACTTTTTCGTCTTTAAGTAGTGGAGAAAAATCTTTTTTCAGTGAATTCTTATTTTTAAATAAAGAGATATTTTATAATCGAGAAAATAAAACTTTTTTATTAATTTTTGATGAACCTGAAACTACTTTACATCCACAATGGCAAAAAAAATATATAAATGAGGTTGTAACTTTTTTAAAGAATTATACAACAAAAGATATTCAATTCCATGTACTCATCACATCTCATTCTCCATTTATTTTGTCAGATTTACCAAAAAAGAATATAATATTTTTAGAAAAAGGAAAACAAGTTTATCCGTTTGAAGATAATCAACAAACTTTTGGAGCAAATATTCATACTTTACTTTCTCATGGATTTTTTATGAAAGATGGACTTATGGGTGAATTTGCAAAAGATAAAATTGATATAGCAATCAAATATTTAAATCAAACAAAATTAAGTGATGATGAGATTAGTTATTGTGAAAACATTATCTCAATTATTGGTGAGCCAATAATTAAAAGAGAATTGCAAAGAAAATTAGATAGTAAAAGATTATCAAAATTAGACAAAATTGATGAAATTGAAGAACAAATGAGATTGCTTGAACATCGTTTAGAAATGATAAGGAAAAATCAGAAATGA
- a CDS encoding rhodanese-like domain-containing protein → MNNTLKNVLPKDIEPFINKNTPIIDIRREDEFKATGIIKGAYKLTFFNEYGQHDLDTWLKEFKKIVKNKSENFILVCAHANRTRVVGDFLANKLSYENAYHLEGGMALWIEQGKEVVF, encoded by the coding sequence ATGAATAATACTTTAAAAAATGTCCTTCCTAAGGACATAGAACCGTTTATAAATAAAAATACACCCATAATAGATATTAGAAGAGAAGATGAATTTAAAGCAACTGGAATAATAAAAGGCGCATATAAATTAACTTTTTTTAATGAATATGGACAACATGATTTAGATACTTGGCTAAAAGAGTTTAAAAAGATTGTGAAAAATAAAAGTGAAAACTTTATTTTAGTATGTGCCCATGCAAATAGAACTAGAGTTGTTGGTGATTTTTTAGCAAACAAATTATCTTATGAAAATGCTTATCATCTTGAAGGTGGTATGGCTTTATGGATAGAACAAGGGAAAGAAGTAGTTTTTTAA
- a CDS encoding heat-shock protein: MLNKQNWLKMIDKKEFLLQSIIKAYIEHLEPIGSSQLKSMYDITYSPATIRGYFKKLGDEGYLAQEHVSSGRTPTTEALRQYWSSKLNFKLNFVDEKAVDYYSSQVGLTAFVLEQTSDVLKNILNVENRYMILEFSTFNVTVKFTDALYRFLSDMIGLDLIHIVNISKQVGAFEVYESVNQFLKNRDFRIFNTKEFFSLVLRFNYDEDTIEKFLKGTIFESIENAIYFDTIVPEGYIGICHDCIINSKESKLLVVGELSKDYEFFYNKISMN, encoded by the coding sequence GTGCTAAATAAACAAAATTGGTTGAAAATGATTGACAAAAAAGAGTTTTTACTACAATCTATTATCAAAGCATATATTGAGCATCTAGAACCTATAGGTTCTTCACAGCTTAAAAGTATGTATGATATCACATATTCACCAGCAACTATTAGGGGATACTTTAAAAAGTTAGGTGATGAGGGCTATTTGGCTCAAGAACATGTAAGTAGTGGAAGAACTCCTACAACTGAAGCATTACGACAATATTGGAGTTCAAAGTTAAACTTTAAACTCAATTTCGTAGATGAAAAAGCAGTTGATTATTATTCTTCTCAAGTTGGATTGACAGCATTTGTCTTAGAACAAACTAGCGATGTTTTAAAAAATATACTTAATGTAGAAAATCGATATATGATTTTAGAGTTTTCAACTTTTAATGTAACAGTAAAGTTTACAGATGCTCTTTATAGATTTTTAAGTGATATGATAGGTTTAGACTTGATTCATATTGTAAATATTTCTAAGCAAGTTGGCGCTTTCGAAGTATATGAATCAGTAAACCAATTTTTAAAAAATAGAGACTTTAGAATTTTTAATACTAAAGAATTTTTTTCATTGGTATTAAGATTTAATTATGATGAAGATACTATTGAAAAGTTTCTAAAAGGAACTATTTTTGAGAGCATTGAAAATGCTATATATTTTGACACAATAGTCCCAGAAGGGTACATCGGTATTTGTCATGATTGTATAATTAACAGCAAAGAATCTAAACTTTTGGTGGTTGGAGAACTATCAAAAGATTATGAATTCTTTTATAATAAAATAAGTATGAATTAG
- the dnaK gene encoding molecular chaperone DnaK, with protein sequence MGKVIGIDLGTTNSCMAVYENGEAKIISNKEGKNTTPSIVAFTDKGEVLVGDPAKRQAITNPEKTIYSIKRIMGLMMDEENAKEAQEKVGYKIVNRSGAAAVEIGGKVYTPQEISAKILGKLKADAEEYLGQAVTDAVITVPAYFNDAQRKATQEAGTIAGLNVLRIINEPTAASLAYGLDKKGEEKVLVYDLGGGTFDVTVLEIGDGTFEVLSTDGNAFLGGDDFDNRIIDWLAKEFKDENGFDIKTDKMALQRLKDAAENAKKELSSAESTEINLPFISMGNAGPVHLVKSLTRAKFESMTEDLIKETLDHIKTALKDAGLEKGEIQEIIMVGGSTRLPKANSVVKEFFGKDLNKGVNPDEVVAAGAAVQAGVLKGDVKDVLLLDVTPLSLGIETLGGVMTKLIEKGTTIPVKKSQVFSTADDNQPAVSIHVGQGEREFARDNKSLGMFELSDIPAAPRGVPQIEVTFDIDANGVLNVSAKDKGTGKENKITISGSSGLSDEEIEKMVQEAEANKETDAKKKEVIEIRNQADALLHSTRKTLEENGDAVSEEESKKIVDAAAALEEILKDENATKEQIEEKVKALTEVSHKLAEAMYKKEGDQAGAKPDAKAKKDDDDVIDAEVE encoded by the coding sequence ATGGGAAAAGTTATTGGAATAGATTTAGGAACTACAAACTCTTGTATGGCAGTTTATGAAAATGGTGAAGCAAAAATTATCTCTAACAAAGAAGGGAAAAATACAACTCCATCAATTGTTGCATTTACAGATAAAGGTGAAGTTTTAGTTGGTGATCCAGCAAAAAGACAAGCGATTACAAATCCAGAAAAAACTATTTATTCTATTAAAAGAATTATGGGTCTTATGATGGATGAAGAAAATGCTAAAGAAGCACAAGAAAAAGTTGGATATAAAATTGTAAATAGAAGTGGAGCTGCTGCTGTTGAAATTGGTGGAAAAGTTTATACTCCACAAGAAATCTCAGCTAAAATTCTTGGTAAATTAAAAGCTGATGCTGAAGAGTATTTAGGACAAGCTGTAACTGATGCAGTTATTACTGTACCTGCATACTTCAATGATGCACAGAGAAAAGCAACTCAAGAAGCTGGAACAATCGCAGGACTAAATGTTCTTAGAATTATCAATGAGCCAACAGCTGCATCATTAGCTTATGGTTTAGACAAAAAAGGTGAAGAAAAAGTTCTTGTATACGATTTAGGTGGTGGTACATTTGATGTTACTGTATTAGAAATCGGTGATGGTACATTTGAAGTACTTTCAACTGATGGTAATGCATTCTTAGGTGGAGATGACTTCGATAATAGAATTATTGATTGGTTAGCAAAAGAGTTCAAAGACGAAAATGGGTTTGATATCAAAACTGATAAAATGGCATTACAAAGATTAAAAGATGCAGCTGAAAATGCTAAAAAAGAGCTTTCATCTGCTGAATCAACAGAAATCAACTTACCATTTATCTCTATGGGAAATGCAGGACCAGTTCACTTAGTTAAATCATTAACAAGAGCAAAATTTGAGTCTATGACTGAAGATTTAATCAAAGAAACTCTAGACCATATTAAAACTGCTCTTAAAGATGCTGGTTTAGAAAAAGGTGAAATCCAAGAAATCATCATGGTTGGTGGATCTACAAGATTACCAAAAGCAAATTCAGTTGTTAAAGAATTCTTTGGAAAAGATTTAAATAAAGGTGTTAACCCTGATGAAGTAGTTGCTGCTGGTGCTGCTGTTCAAGCTGGTGTATTAAAAGGTGATGTTAAAGATGTATTATTACTAGATGTTACTCCTTTATCACTTGGAATTGAAACTTTAGGTGGAGTTATGACTAAACTTATTGAAAAAGGTACAACAATTCCTGTTAAAAAATCTCAAGTGTTCTCAACAGCTGATGATAATCAACCTGCTGTTTCTATTCATGTAGGACAAGGTGAGAGAGAATTTGCAAGAGATAACAAATCTTTAGGTATGTTTGAATTATCTGACATCCCAGCAGCTCCAAGAGGTGTACCTCAAATTGAAGTAACATTTGATATTGATGCAAATGGTGTTTTAAATGTAAGTGCTAAAGATAAAGGAACTGGTAAAGAAAACAAAATTACTATTTCTGGTTCATCTGGATTATCTGATGAAGAAATCGAAAAAATGGTACAAGAAGCAGAAGCAAATAAAGAGACTGATGCTAAGAAAAAAGAAGTAATTGAAATCAGAAATCAAGCTGATGCTCTATTACATAGTACAAGAAAAACTTTAGAAGAAAATGGTGATGCCGTTTCTGAAGAAGAGAGCAAAAAAATTGTTGACGCAGCAGCTGCATTAGAAGAAATATTAAAAGATGAAAATGCAACAAAAGAGCAAATTGAAGAAAAAGTTAAAGCTTTAACTGAAGTTTCTCATAAATTAGCAGAAGCAATGTATAAAAAAGAAGGTGATCAAGCTGGAGCAAAACCAGATGCAAAAGCTAAAAAAGATGACGATGATGTTATCGATGCTGAAGTAGAGTAA
- a CDS encoding phosphatidylserine decarboxylase has protein sequence MHITNLISQYFGKFAKKEFPSFIQSTINSLYVKSFHLDMSEFRNPKYYKSLNDLFTRELAIQREIELDDDLVISPTDSLITECGALKKDTLLQIKGMEYNVEELLTYHIKKDNLEKVIDGSFMNFYLSPKDYHRYHAPCDFSVTKLIHVPGKLYPVNLKYLNKEIDLFCQNERVILECIDKNKKLFYMVFVGALNVGQMVFEFESAVETNVDAKEIKVYEYEDLNIKKGECLGYFKMGSTVVMIWEKDSIKLKNLTNQKILFGSVISKK, from the coding sequence ATGCATATTACAAATTTGATTTCACAGTATTTTGGTAAGTTTGCAAAAAAAGAGTTTCCCTCTTTTATTCAAAGTACCATAAATAGTCTTTATGTGAAAAGTTTCCATTTAGATATGAGTGAGTTTAGAAACCCTAAATATTATAAGTCTTTAAATGATTTATTTACAAGAGAATTAGCAATTCAAAGGGAAATAGAGTTGGATGATGATTTAGTTATTTCACCAACTGATTCTTTAATAACAGAGTGTGGAGCTTTGAAAAAAGATACTTTATTACAAATAAAAGGTATGGAATATAATGTTGAAGAGTTATTAACATATCATATAAAAAAAGATAATTTAGAAAAAGTTATTGATGGAAGTTTTATGAACTTTTATCTTTCTCCAAAAGATTATCATAGATACCATGCCCCATGTGATTTTAGTGTAACTAAACTTATTCATGTTCCTGGGAAACTCTATCCAGTAAATTTAAAATATCTAAATAAAGAGATAGATCTATTTTGTCAAAATGAAAGAGTTATTTTAGAATGTATTGATAAAAACAAGAAACTTTTTTATATGGTATTTGTTGGGGCTTTAAATGTGGGACAAATGGTATTTGAATTTGAAAGTGCAGTTGAAACTAATGTTGATGCAAAAGAGATAAAAGTTTATGAATATGAAGATTTAAATATTAAAAAAGGTGAATGTTTAGGTTACTTTAAAATGGGCTCAACAGTAGTAATGATTTGGGAAAAAGATAGTATCAAACTAAAAAATTTAACAAATCAAAAAATCCTATTTGGTTCAGTTATTAGTAAAAAATAA
- a CDS encoding murein transglycosylase A, with protein MKNLIFITILIAIFSGCAPKFEKIDNSKANLEKVSFSEIKDFDKDDLSLALDVFKKACTKSSRKETFEEVCLKANDTTNPKAFFQKNFTPYKLYNKNGTDKGTITGYYEPLLHGSFTKTNKYKYPIYKVPDDLITVDLKSVYPQLKKYTLRGKIEGNRLIPYEARKNISKNKNQDVLLYVDNNIELYFLHIQGSGKVELPNGDLINIGYANQNGQQYTSIGKYMISKGYIGGKSDYSASVQGMKKWFYDNPDKINEVMNKNPSYIFFEKRSQGATGSLGVELVPQRNLAVDTRYIPLGMPVFINTKNPVTNKEINQLMVAADTGGAIKGDIRADFFWGFAKDAEKYAGRMKEAGELYILVPN; from the coding sequence ATGAAAAACCTTATATTTATTACTATTTTAATCGCCATTTTTTCAGGATGTGCTCCAAAATTTGAAAAAATTGATAATTCAAAAGCAAACTTGGAAAAGGTCTCTTTTTCTGAAATAAAAGATTTTGATAAAGATGATTTATCTTTGGCCTTAGATGTTTTTAAAAAAGCTTGTACAAAAAGTTCTAGAAAAGAGACTTTTGAAGAGGTTTGTTTGAAAGCAAATGATACAACTAATCCAAAAGCATTTTTTCAAAAAAACTTTACTCCATATAAATTGTATAATAAAAATGGAACTGATAAAGGAACAATTACGGGTTACTATGAACCTTTGTTACATGGAAGTTTTACAAAAACGAATAAGTACAAATATCCCATTTATAAAGTACCAGATGATTTGATAACTGTGGATTTAAAAAGTGTTTATCCCCAACTTAAAAAATATACTTTAAGGGGTAAAATAGAAGGGAATAGACTTATTCCTTATGAAGCTAGAAAAAATATAAGTAAAAATAAAAATCAAGATGTATTATTATATGTTGATAACAATATAGAACTATATTTTTTACATATACAAGGTTCTGGAAAAGTAGAATTGCCAAATGGTGATTTGATTAATATAGGTTATGCAAATCAAAATGGACAACAATATACCTCTATTGGGAAATATATGATAAGTAAGGGTTATATTGGTGGGAAAAGTGATTATAGTGCTTCAGTTCAAGGCATGAAAAAATGGTTTTATGATAACCCTGATAAAATAAATGAAGTTATGAATAAAAATCCTAGTTATATCTTTTTTGAAAAAAGATCTCAAGGAGCAACGGGAAGTTTAGGGGTAGAATTAGTTCCCCAAAGGAATTTAGCAGTTGATACAAGATATATTCCTTTAGGAATGCCTGTATTTATAAATACAAAGAATCCAGTTACAAATAAAGAGATAAATCAATTAATGGTAGCAGCAGATACAGGTGGAGCGATAAAAGGTGATATTAGAGCTGACTTTTTTTGGGGTTTTGCAAAAGATGCTGAGAAATATGCTGGTAGGATGAAGGAAGCGGGGGAACTATATATTTTAGTTCCCAACTAA
- a CDS encoding co-chaperone YbbN — translation MKKFIIVLSLFVTSLFAYEHLTVDNMAEKIKGKKVIVDFYASWCPPCKIIGKNLNEYNDTKPDEVTIYKVDIDDQRELVSKYGVESIPTVLYIKDGKIIKSIIGIQSVSDINNNVNNYLLK, via the coding sequence ATGAAAAAATTTATAATTGTATTATCTCTATTTGTTACTAGTTTATTTGCATATGAACATTTAACAGTAGATAATATGGCAGAAAAGATAAAGGGTAAGAAAGTCATTGTGGACTTTTATGCGTCTTGGTGTCCACCTTGTAAAATAATTGGGAAAAATTTAAATGAATATAATGATACTAAACCTGATGAAGTAACTATTTATAAAGTAGATATTGATGATCAAAGAGAGCTTGTAAGTAAATATGGAGTTGAAAGTATTCCTACTGTTTTATACATCAAAGATGGAAAGATAATTAAATCTATCATTGGTATACAAAGTGTTAGCGATATAAATAACAATGTTAATAACTATTTATTAAAATAA